A stretch of the Balearica regulorum gibbericeps isolate bBalReg1 chromosome 23, bBalReg1.pri, whole genome shotgun sequence genome encodes the following:
- the C1QTNF5 gene encoding complement C1q tumor necrosis factor-related protein 5, protein MKQLFLFLLGLITSSLQIEDNKIPGLCSGQPGIPGTPGLHGGQGLPGRDGRDGRDGAMGMPGEKGEMGPPGAPGPRGEVGSPGVDGMHGEKGAQGECAVAPRSAFSAKRSESRSPPLADQPIRFDVVLINEQGHYDPTTGKFTCEVPGLYYFAVHATVYRASLQFDIMKNGQSIASFFQYYGNWPKPTSLSGGALVRLEPEDEVWVQVGVGDYIGFYASVKTDSTFTGFLVYSYWQNSAVFA, encoded by the exons ATGAAgcagctcttcctcttcctcctcggGCTCATCACCAGCTCCTTGCAGATCGAAGACAACAAGATCCCCGGGCTGTGCTCAGGGCAGCCAGGCATCCCAGGGACCCCAGGCCTGCACGGGGGCCAGGGTCTGCCAGGCAGGGACGGACGAGACGGCCGGGACGGGGCGATGGGGATGCCGGGGGAGAAGGGCGAGATGGGCCCTCCTG gaGCACCTGGTCCCCGCGGGGAGGTGGGCAGCCCCGGCGTGGATGGCATGCACGGCGAGAAGGGGGCGCAGGGCGAGTGCGCGGTGGCCCCCCGCTCAGCCTTCAGCGCCAAGCGCTCCGAGTCACGCAGCCCGCCGCTGGCTGACCAGCCCATCCGCTTCGACGTGGTGCTCATCAACGAGCAGGGCCACTACGACCCCACCACGGGCAAGTTCACCTGCGAGGTACCTGGCCTCTACTACTTCGCTGTCCATGCCACCGTCTACCGTGCCAGCCTCCAGTTTGACATCATGAAGAACGGCCAGTCCATCGCCTCCTTCTTCCAGTACTACGGGAACTGGCCCAAGCCCACCTCGCTCTCGGGGGGGGCCCTGGTCCGCCTGGAGCCCGAGGACGAGGTGTGGGTGCAGGTGGGCGTGGGGGACTACATCGGCTTCTACGCCAGCGTCAAGACGGACAGCACCTTCACCGGCTTCCTTGTCTACTCCTACTGGCAAAACTCCGCCGTCTTTGCCTGA
- the MCAM gene encoding cell surface glycoprotein MUC18 isoform X1 has protein sequence MAGGRRAAGLALAWGCCLLLCCAAASRLEVSVPAVVEVETGGTARMECNFYIPGNGSYTYIDWFYIDRNNLVRLCRIAGGEVVQENTDYKGRLAVGEDKALSISRVTVQDARTFVCQVGAGSHGVGENRTELHVYKVPEAPEITANPGGISVQSSDIPQIAQCVSRNSFPPPNITWHKNGEQLQPEEKTVKIPYTLTRESSGLYTVSSTLFTHVTREDRNSLYHCTVHYWLRGQRRDVESQRVNVTIFYPAQHVKLQVVPSSALVKEGDNVKLVCEADGNPAPVFSFYKRELEDSWQDLTSLADTNSGVLNLHDVNKSSSGLYRCQTLDLDDMRQLEKDVELVVNYIEGVHVKMEPSSPLREGDSVRLSCDAHSPVALDYQWRDEKGRKVAEGNQLFLSNLTFETSSNFSCKVIAPSVPGLEQSKQVAVAVQGKPRIVAISSPMYVRQDEVVNLTCKAIAFPRPSVHWNVNGTAHEYIENQHIASNLTVRVNHDLLRAGAMCRVSNALGVSEKHIQLLDQKTPESKGVIIVAIIVCILVVAVLGSVIYFLHKKGKIPCGRAGKQDITKPEARKDKIVVEVKSDKLSEEAGLLQGANGEKRPPADQSEKYIDVRN, from the exons ATGGCTGGGGGGCGACGGGCGGCCGGGCTTGCCCtggcctggggctgctgcctcctgctctgctgcg CTGCGGCCAGCCGGCTGGAGGTCTCCGTGCCGGCAGTGGTTGAAGTGGAGACCGGGGGCACGGCCAGGATGGAGTGCAACTTCTACATCCCTGGAAATGGTTCCTACACCTACATCGACTGGTTCTAC ATCGACCGCAACAACTTGGTGAGGCTGTGCCGCATCGCGGGCGGTGAGGTCGTGCAGGAGAACACAGACTACAAGGGACGGCTGGCGGTGGGGGAGGACAAGGCCCTCTCCATCAGCAGGGTGACGGTGCAGGACGCCAGGACCTTCGTGTGCCAGGTTGGGGCGGGTAGCCACGGCGTGGGTGAGAACCGCACCGAGCTCCACGTCTACA AGGTCCCCGAGGCCCCTGAGATCACGGCCAACCCAGGGGGCATCTCCGTGCAGAGCAGCGACATCCCGCAG ATTGCCCAGTGTGTGAGCAGGAACAGCTTCCCACCCCCCAACATCACGTGGCACAAGAatggggagcagctgcagccgGAGGAAAAGA CGGTGAAGATCCCGTACACGCTGACCCGCGAGTCGAGCGGGCTGTACACGGTGAGCAGCACCCTCTTCACCCACGTCACCCGGGAGGACCGCAACTCCCTCTACCACTGCACCGTGCACTACTGGCTGCGGGGACAGAGGCGTGACGTGGAGTCGCAGCGGGTCAACGTCACCATCTTCT acCCCGCGCAGCACGTGAAGCTGCAGGTCGTGCCGTCCTCGGCACTGGTGAAGGAAGGGGACAACGTGAAGCTGGTCTGCGAGGCCGACGGGAACCCGGCGCCTGTCTTCAGCTTCTACAAGAGAGAG ctggaggaCAGCTGGCAGGACCTGACGTCGCTGGCGGACACCAATAGTGGGGTGCTGAACCTGCACGATGTGAATAAGAGCAGCAGTGGCTTGTACAGATGCCAGACCCTGGACTTGGATGATATGAGACAGCTGGAGAAGGATGTGGAGCTCGTTGTGAACT ACATTGAAGGGGTCCATGTGAAGATGGAGCCATCCTCACCCCTTCGGGAAGGGGACAGTGTGAGGCTGAGCTGTGACGCCCACAGCCCCGTGGCCCTGGACTACCAGTGGAGGGACGAGAAG GGCAGGAAGGTTGCGGAAGGGAACCAACTCTTTCTGAGCAACCTCACCTTCGAAACCTCCAGCAACTTCAGCTGCAAGGTGATCGCACCAAGCGTgccggggctggagcagagcaagcAGGTGGCTGTGGCTGTTCAGG GGAAGCCGCGGATCGTTGCTATCAGCTCCCCGATGTATGTGCGGCAAGACGAGGTGGTGAACCTGACCTGCAAGGCCATCGCTTTCCCCAGGCCCTCCGTCCATTGGAATGTCAACGGGACG GCTCACGAGTACATTGAAAATCAGCACATCGCCAGCAACCTGACAGTGCGTGTGAACCACGACCTGCTGCGGGCCGGAGCCATGTGCAGGGTCTCCAACGCGCTGGGTGTCAGCGAGAAGCACATCCAGCTGCTCG ATCAAAAGACACCAGAGAGCAAAGGGGTGATCATTGTGGCGATCATCGTCTGCATCCTCGTGGTGGCCGTGCTGGGCTCTGTCATCTACTTCCTGCACAAGAAAGGCAAGATCCCGTGTGGCCGCGCTGGGAAACAGGACAT CACAAAGCCAGAGGCACGTAAAGACAAGATTGTAGTTGAAGTTAAGTCAGATAAACTTTCCGAAGAGGCGGGGCTCCTGCAGGGTGCCAACGGCGAGAAGAGACCTCCCGCTGACCAG AGCGAGAAATACATCGATGTGAGAAACTAG
- the RNF26 gene encoding E3 ubiquitin-protein ligase RNF26 has product MSAAGPLNARLWAGPVPAAPANRRRPCRERPRLRWPRPRRVLRTAQWAVGRDAALAADWPGVARQPERRWRRPAAGGPERAGADGAVVGPGRAPGRRPAAMDLLFALLRGLRAALDLLVLVLDVNFFLVSSLVSALLWLLAAACSLPAAAAAGALACWDGLLLSLASLARAASCLALGALQGLAGLLRSCCCGLEGLKVAGHLLSHLALRGRELLHRGLCGLLGCGQALARQVCEGLAIGTSLLAYLVNSLVNVCLIGTQNLFTLVAALWDSVASPFLRVTDLLAAFLAHVSSGAIALSFLLWSPCQLALELLASVTELCINIIFVNIYGLGLLLLIVVVSTFVFNPGLLWTLTGYVLGYFNTLPSYHRLQRDAWRLYQVAVLTLGMAMTSPAWRRLVDWSLQVTNWSRGGRTVNRESNQRGAAVPALRPAAPGRLTLAGIGQLPAEHEDQLEVEQVPQARPALSRSTGQRLQPPRGEPSTSWGKAPRRQQLNAAAGDGEGASDNDPWMLLKEQEERKKCVICQDQTKTVLLLPCRHLCLCQECTEVLLQQSVYQRNCPLCRQMILQTLNVYL; this is encoded by the coding sequence ATGAGCGCCGCTGGCCCTTTAAACGCGCGGCTATGGGCGGGGCCCGTCCCGGCGGCGCCAGCCAACCGGCGGCGCCCCTGCCGGGAGAGGCCGCGCCTCCGGTGGCCACGCCCCCGTCGCGTCCTCCGAACCGCCCAATGGGCGGTTGGGAGAGACGCAGCCCTCGCCGCCGATTGGCCCGGCGTCGCGCGGCAGCCCGAGCGAAGATGGCGGCGCCCAGCGGCGGGGGGCCCCGAGCGGGCCGGGGCTGATGGCGCCGTAGTGGGCCCCGGCAGGGCGCCTGGCCGCCGCCCGGCCGCCATGGACCTGCTGTTCGCGCTGCTCCGCGGCCTGCGGGCGgccctggacctgctggtccTGGTGCTGGACGTGAACTTCTTCCTGGTGTCCTCGCTGGTGTCGGcgctgctctggctgctggcCGCGGCCTGCAGCctccccgcggccgccgccgccggggcgcTGGCCTGCTGGGACGGGCTGCTCCTCTCGCTGGCCTCCCTGGCCCGGGCGGCCAGCTGCCTGGCGCTGGGCGCCCTGCAGGGGCTGGCCGGCCTGCTGcgcagctgctgctgcggccTGGAGGGGCTCAAGGTGGCGGGGCACCTCCTCTCGCACCTGGCGCTgcggggcagggagctgctgcaccGCGGGCTCTGCGGCCTGCTGGGCTGCGGGCAGGCCCTGGCCAGGCAGGTCTGCGAGGGCCTGGCCATCGGCACCAGTCTGCTGGCCTACCTCGTCAACAGCCTCGTCAACGTGTGCCTCATCGGCACGCAGAACCTCTTCACCCTGGTCGCGGCCCTGTGGGACTCCGTCGCCAGCCCCTTCCTCAGAGTCACGGACCTGCTGGCCGCTTTCCTCGCGCACGTCTCCAGCGGTGCCATCGCTCTGTCCTTCCTGCTGTGGTCGCCCTGCCAGCTGGCCCTTGAGCTCCTGGCCTCCGTCACCGAGCTCTGCATCAACATCATCTTCGTCAATATTTACGGCCTGGGCTTGCTCCTCCTCATTGTTGTTGTCAGCACCTTTGTCTTCAACCCCGGGCTGCTGTGGACGCTGACGGGCTACGTGCTGGGCTACTTCAACACGCTGCCTTCCTACCACCGCCTGCAGCGGGATGCGTGGCGGCTCTATCAGGTGGCAGTCCTGACGCTGGGTATGGCCATGACCTCCCCGGCCTGGCGCAGGTTGGTGGACTGGAGTCTGCAGGTGACCAACTGGAGCCGAGGAGGCAGAACGGTGAACCGGGAAAGCAACCAGCGAGGGGCAGCCGTGCCCGCCCTGAGACCCGCAGCCCCTGGCAGGCTGACGCTGGCAGGGATCGGCCAGCTGCCGGCCGAGCACGAGGACCAGCTGGAGGTGGAGCAGGTACCACAAGCGCGTCCTGCTCTAAGTCGAAGCACGGGACAGCGTCTCCAGCCGCCGAGGGGGGAACCAAGCACCTCCTGGGGGAAAGCTCcgaggaggcagcagctgaacGCAGCAGCTGGGGATGGCGAGGGCGCTTCAGATAATGACCCCTGGATGCTCctgaaagaacaagaagaacGTAAGAAATGCGTCATCTGTCAAGACCAAACCAAGACAGTACTGCTTCTGCCCTGCAGGCACCTGTGCCTGTGTCAGGAGTGCACGGAAGTCCTCCTGCAGCAGTCCGTTTACCAGCGCAACTGCCCACTCTGCCGCCAGATGATCCTCCAGACGCTCAATGTGTACCTGTGA
- the MCAM gene encoding cell surface glycoprotein MUC18 isoform X2, which yields MAGGRRAAGLALAWGCCLLLCCAAASRLEVSVPAVVEVETGGTARMECNFYIPGNGSYTYIDWFYIDRNNLVRLCRIAGGEVVQENTDYKGRLAVGEDKALSISRVTVQDARTFVCQVGAGSHGVGENRTELHVYKVPEAPEITANPGGISVQSSDIPQIAQCVSRNSFPPPNITWHKNGEQLQPEEKTVKIPYTLTRESSGLYTVSSTLFTHVTREDRNSLYHCTVHYWLRGQRRDVESQRVNVTIFYPAQHVKLQVVPSSALVKEGDNVKLVCEADGNPAPVFSFYKRELEDSWQDLTSLADTNSGVLNLHDVNKSSSGLYRCQTLDLDDMRQLEKDVELVVNYIEGVHVKMEPSSPLREGDSVRLSCDAHSPVALDYQWRDEKGRKVAEGNQLFLSNLTFETSSNFSCKVIAPSVPGLEQSKQVAVAVQGKPRIVAISSPMYVRQDEVVNLTCKAIAFPRPSVHWNVNGTAHEYIENQHIASNLTVRVNHDLLRAGAMCRVSNALGVSEKHIQLLDQKTPESKGVIIVAIIVCILVVAVLGSVIYFLHKKGKIPCGRAGKQDIARNTSM from the exons ATGGCTGGGGGGCGACGGGCGGCCGGGCTTGCCCtggcctggggctgctgcctcctgctctgctgcg CTGCGGCCAGCCGGCTGGAGGTCTCCGTGCCGGCAGTGGTTGAAGTGGAGACCGGGGGCACGGCCAGGATGGAGTGCAACTTCTACATCCCTGGAAATGGTTCCTACACCTACATCGACTGGTTCTAC ATCGACCGCAACAACTTGGTGAGGCTGTGCCGCATCGCGGGCGGTGAGGTCGTGCAGGAGAACACAGACTACAAGGGACGGCTGGCGGTGGGGGAGGACAAGGCCCTCTCCATCAGCAGGGTGACGGTGCAGGACGCCAGGACCTTCGTGTGCCAGGTTGGGGCGGGTAGCCACGGCGTGGGTGAGAACCGCACCGAGCTCCACGTCTACA AGGTCCCCGAGGCCCCTGAGATCACGGCCAACCCAGGGGGCATCTCCGTGCAGAGCAGCGACATCCCGCAG ATTGCCCAGTGTGTGAGCAGGAACAGCTTCCCACCCCCCAACATCACGTGGCACAAGAatggggagcagctgcagccgGAGGAAAAGA CGGTGAAGATCCCGTACACGCTGACCCGCGAGTCGAGCGGGCTGTACACGGTGAGCAGCACCCTCTTCACCCACGTCACCCGGGAGGACCGCAACTCCCTCTACCACTGCACCGTGCACTACTGGCTGCGGGGACAGAGGCGTGACGTGGAGTCGCAGCGGGTCAACGTCACCATCTTCT acCCCGCGCAGCACGTGAAGCTGCAGGTCGTGCCGTCCTCGGCACTGGTGAAGGAAGGGGACAACGTGAAGCTGGTCTGCGAGGCCGACGGGAACCCGGCGCCTGTCTTCAGCTTCTACAAGAGAGAG ctggaggaCAGCTGGCAGGACCTGACGTCGCTGGCGGACACCAATAGTGGGGTGCTGAACCTGCACGATGTGAATAAGAGCAGCAGTGGCTTGTACAGATGCCAGACCCTGGACTTGGATGATATGAGACAGCTGGAGAAGGATGTGGAGCTCGTTGTGAACT ACATTGAAGGGGTCCATGTGAAGATGGAGCCATCCTCACCCCTTCGGGAAGGGGACAGTGTGAGGCTGAGCTGTGACGCCCACAGCCCCGTGGCCCTGGACTACCAGTGGAGGGACGAGAAG GGCAGGAAGGTTGCGGAAGGGAACCAACTCTTTCTGAGCAACCTCACCTTCGAAACCTCCAGCAACTTCAGCTGCAAGGTGATCGCACCAAGCGTgccggggctggagcagagcaagcAGGTGGCTGTGGCTGTTCAGG GGAAGCCGCGGATCGTTGCTATCAGCTCCCCGATGTATGTGCGGCAAGACGAGGTGGTGAACCTGACCTGCAAGGCCATCGCTTTCCCCAGGCCCTCCGTCCATTGGAATGTCAACGGGACG GCTCACGAGTACATTGAAAATCAGCACATCGCCAGCAACCTGACAGTGCGTGTGAACCACGACCTGCTGCGGGCCGGAGCCATGTGCAGGGTCTCCAACGCGCTGGGTGTCAGCGAGAAGCACATCCAGCTGCTCG ATCAAAAGACACCAGAGAGCAAAGGGGTGATCATTGTGGCGATCATCGTCTGCATCCTCGTGGTGGCCGTGCTGGGCTCTGTCATCTACTTCCTGCACAAGAAAGGCAAGATCCCGTGTGGCCGCGCTGGGAAACAGGACAT AGCGAGAAATACATCGATGTGA